The genomic stretch GGAGCAGGGGAAAAGCTAACGGGGAGGGCAGCGCCGCTTTTTCGGCGGGCCAGCTTGCGTGACAAGCGCCTGAGAGCCAGCGCATCGCAAGCGGCATTGGAAAGTACCCGTACAAAGCCAAATTGAGAATTGCTGGCCTTGACGCATCCGCAGCATACGACTAAAGTATCCATATGCACCCATGTGAGATTCCCATGCAGAAGGGCCAGCTACGAGGCGAGAATCTGTGGCGGAACGCCATATGTCCCACCGGCCTGACGCCTAAACGCGCGGCTCCCGAGGCCGCTTGGCAACGACTGCTCGAGGTTGAAACCCGGCCGCGCATCTGCCCTCTACGCAGCACCACCATGTGCATGGACGATGATGTCGCATCCCGTAACGCGCGGGTGCAGGAGTCAATGGGTTGACCACCAGCCCTCTCTTCCAGATCGGCGACCGCTTCGAACTGTACCCGGCGCCGGGCGACCTACGGCACGGGGTGCTGCCCCTGGAGCCCGCATTGAGTAGCGTCTTCGCGCAGCGCGAGATCGTCATCACGTCCAACGACGCGGCCGACGTGGCGCGGATCGCCTATGACTCCGAGCGCAACGCGTTGCAGAGCCCGCAACTGCGCCACCTGGAGAGTCAGCCAGGACTGCTCGTGCTGGAGTGTGCTGGAACCGACCCGTACCGCTTCCGGCTGATGGTCGAGCCGCCACCCGCCGTGCAATTGCCGGTGGCGCCATCCGGTGCGCCGGTCACATATTCCGCCGACGATAGCCAGTTTCTGTATGCCGACCGGCGCACGATGGCGCACTGGAATAATTTCCGTCTCAGTTTGCAAGCCGAGCACCTCGGCATGGTCGCGGGCTTCGACCAACTGCTTTGCCTGCCGTGGCTGCGCGACGTCGAGTTGCTCGACCACCAGTTACGCTCGGCGCGCACCGTGTTGCGCCGCCTGCGCGGGCGTGCGCTGCTCTGCGACGAGGTCGGACTGGGGAAGACGATCGAAGCCGGCATCGTCATGCTGGAGCTGATCGTGCGCGGGCTGGCGCGCCGAGTCTTGATCCTCACGCCGCCGTCATTGGTGGAGCAATGGCAGGGCGAGTTGAGACGCAAATTCGGCCAGGACTTTGTCGCCTACGACGACCCGGCGTTCCGTGCGGGAGGCCCCGGCGCCTGGGCGGCCCATGACCGCATCGTCGCCTCCTACCATACCGCCAAGCGCGAGCCGCACCGCAGCGCGATCCTGGCGCAGGATTGGGATTTGCTGATTGTCGACGAAGCCCATCATTTCCGAAAGCGCCGCACTCTGCTGTGGCAGATGGCCGCCGAGTTGCGCCGGAAATACGTTCTGCTGCTCACCGCCACGCCTGTGCAGAACGACCTCGATGAGCTGTTCAACCTGGTGACCCTGCTGCAGCCCGGCCTGTTGAGCACGGCGCGCTCGTTCCAGCGCCAGTACGTCGACCGGCGCGACAAACTGATGCCGCGCAACGTCGAGCAATTGCACCAATTGCTGGCCGAAGTGATGGTGCGCAACCGCCGCTCGACGGTCGGCATTGCGCTCACGCGTCGCACCGCGCGCACGCGGCTTGTCACCTTCGGCGAGCGCGAGCGTGCCCTCTATGTGGCCGTGTCGCAGTTTGTCCGACGTCATCTGGCCGCCGCCGACAGCCGGCGCGTGATCACGCGCATTGCGCTGGTCACCCTGCAAAAAGAACTGGGTAGCTCCAGCCAGGCCGCCGTGCCCACGCTAGAACGCCTGGCGCTGGACGAGCGGCTCTCGGATGGCGACCGCCAGGAACTGCATGCACTGGCCGCGCTGGCGCGCGAGACCGGCGACAGCGCTAAAGCCGATGCGCTGCTGGCGCTGCTCAACGAGTTCCCGGACAAGATGGTCGTCTTCACCCAGTTCCGCGCCACGCAAGCGTGGCTGGCTGCGCGGCTCGCGCAAGCGGGCGAGCGCGTGGCCGTCTTCCACGGCGGGTTAAAGCGGCTGGAAAAGGAAGCGGCGATCCGCGCCTTTGAGGGCGAGGCGCGCATCCTGCTCAGCACCGACGCCGGCAGCGAGGGACGCAACCTTCAGTTTTGCCACGCCATCTGCAATGTCGACTTGCCCTGGAACCCGATGAAGATCGAGCAACGTGTTGGTCGCCTGAGCCGCATCGGCCAGCGCAGCGAGGTCCAGGTATTCAACCTGGCAGCGGCCGATACGCTCGAAGCGGCGGTGCTGCACCTGCTCGAAGCCAAGATCGCGATGTTCGAGCTGGTCATCGGCGAGATCGACATGATCTTGGGCAACCTGGACGAGGATAAAGAATTCGAGGACGTCGTGACCGACCTGTGGGCCGAATCGCGCGACACAGTCGAGTTCCAGGGCGCGCTCGACCGCCTCGGCGACCAACTGCTCGCCGCCAAAGACGCCTACCTCCGCCAGCGCGCCCAGGAAGACCGGCTGTTCGGAGAGCGCTTCGCGCCGGACGGTTAACGTGAGCGATCCCCTCGAGCAATTCCTCCTCGACTACGTCGAAGCGATCGGCGGCTTGACGGATCCGATCGAGCCGCAAGTCTATGCTGTGCTGCTGCCCGATTCCGACACGCCGCGGCGTGTCGCGTTCGACCCCGACGCTCTGGCAGAGCATCCGACGGCGCAATTGCTCACCTTCGGTAGCACGCTGCTCGACGAGTGGCTCGCGCAAGCGCACATGCGCGGGCGCATCGCCATCGCGTTCCTCGACGACTTCAACGTGCGGCCACACCGGCTCGAACAGCGCCTCTCCCGAGAACTGACCCTGCCGGACTCGCTGTCCTTACAGGTACAGTCTGTTCGGCCGCTCTACGTGAGTCATGCCATCTTCTGGTTCGAAGCTACCTTCATCAGCGACGAAAAAGAGCAGGCGCTTTACTCCCTGGCGCTCGACCGCACGTACGGACGGCCGGTGCGCCATCTCGACGCACTGCTGGCCGGTGAGCGCCTGGCAGACCTGCGGCGCTGGGCCTTTCCCGATGCACCCGCACGCCCGCTCGACGAGTGCTACCGTTCGGCCGTGCAAGGCGTGGGGCGCACACTGAGCGCGGAGATCAACACCCGCCGACACCAATTGCAGCACCAGGTTGCCGACCAGAGCGAGCGAATGCGGCGCTACTACACCGACCTGCGCGACGAACTGGGCGAGCGGATCGCGAAGAGCGTCGGGAGCGGCGCCGAAACCGAATCGCTGCGCCTGCGGCTGTCCGCGCTCGACCGTGAGCGGGCGCTGCGGCTCGACGACCTACACCGCAAGACCGTGCTGCGGGTGCAGTTGCGACTAGTCAATCTCCTGCACGTCAAGGCGCCACGCCTCTTCCTCGCGTGCCAGTTGTTGCCTATGGCGGGCCGCCACATCGGCGCGTTCCGGCCTCGACCCCTGACGCTGACGTGGGACCCGCTTGTCGAAAAGGCCGACGCGCTCGATTGCCCTAGCTGCAACCACCCGACACTGGAGTTGCGACTGAACTCCGCGGGCGTGCTCGGCTGCCCGCACTGCGGCCCTGCACCCGCCAAACGATAGACGGTTGGGTTCCTCACACATTTTGGCACATCCGATCTCGCGTGGGCAATGGCACTGCCGGATGGCACGAACAAGCCCAGAATAAGTGCGACTGGCGTGCAGCGCGCGGACAAACTCGCCTTTGATCTTGTCATTTGCGCGGTCGCCCTCCCGAGGCTGGCAAGCAAGATCGTGCAATACGTGATGGACGTCTGGGGGCAAACACGAGTCGCCGCACTGGCAGTGTGCAGTGTCAGCGGCGCTGATCCTGCATCACCTCCTTTTATATCTCCATGGATGCTGCGAATGGTGTCGCGTTCGCGGTAAAGTCATGCGCCGTGGTATCGGACGGTTGTCCCGTCCGGGTTATGGATATATGCCTGCTCAGACCATCGTCAGCGCCTTGCCCAGCGTGCCCGCGTCGAGATTGCGGCCGGACAGCACGAGCGCCACGCGCCGCCCGGCGAACTCGGTGGGGTAGCGCAGCAGCGCGGCTAGCGGCGCCGCCGCCGCGCCCTCGACGATCAGCGCGTGGTGCTTTGCGATCAGCGCGATACCATGCATCAGTTCATCTTCGCTCACCAGCTTGATCGTGTCGACCGTCTTCTGCATGACACCGAACGCCGCCTCGACCGGACCGGTCGTGGCAATGCCGCCGGCGAACGTCTCGCACGGCGCGGAGACGACCCTGCCTTCCTGCCACGACTGCCAGACGCCAAGCGCTGCCTCGGACTGCACGCCGACGAGTCGGATCGACGGCTTGAGACCGCGCGCGGCGATACCGCAACCAGCAATGAAATTGCCGCCGCCGACCGGCACGACCATCACCTCGATCTCCGGTTTTTCGTTCAAAATCTCGTAGGCGACGGTGCCAGCCCCGGCCATGATCGCCGGGTCCTCACCGTCTTCCAGGTAGAGCATGCCGTTGGCCTGCGCCATGCTGCGCGCGACCGCGCAACTGGCATTCCAGTTCGCGCCCTCGATGATGATGCGCGCTCCGGCGTCCTCGATCGTCTGCCACTTGATCTCCGGCACACCGACCGGCAGCACGACGGTGGCCGCCACGCCGCACTGTTTCGCCGCCCACGCCACCGCGCCCCCGTGGTTGCCAGTCGAGGCGGTAATGACGCCGCGCGGCTTCTCTGCGTCGGTCATCGCGGCCACGCGGTTGATCGCGCCGCGCCCTTTGAAGGAGCCGATCGGCGCGAGGCATTCCAGCTTCAGCCAGACGTCGCAGCCAGTCAGGCGCCCGAGCGCGGGCGACGGCCAAAGCGGCGTGCGGAGGCGGTAGGCATCGACCACGGTTTGCGCGCGAGCTACATCTTCGAAAACGGGTAGGTTCATGTCGGGTTTCTAGATCAACGTTCCGGCCAGCGCCTGCGTGTGCCCCGCGGGCGAGAGCGTCAGCACGCCGTTGACCAGCACGTACTCGATGCCGTCGGGGTAGCGGTTGGGCACGGCCTCGGTCGTGTTGTCGCGCACGGTGTGCGGGTCGAAGACGACGACGTCGGCCGCCATGTGCTCGCTCAGCAAGCCGCGGTCCTTCATGTTCATTGACGCCGCGGGCAGGGCGGTCATGCGCCGGACGGCATCCTCGAGCGTGTAGAACGCCTCGTCGCGCACATAGCGGCCGAGCACGCGCGCCGTGTAGCCGTACGCTGAGGCGTTCATCGTGAAGTTGGCCAGTGGGCCGTACGGCGCAGCAATGGCGCCGTCGCTCTCCATCGCGCACAACGGCGAGCGCATCAGTTCCTTCAGGTCCTGCTCGGTGGCGTAGATGTGGCGCAGCAGGGCCGTGTAAAAATCCTCGCCGTCCTCGATCAGCCGATCGCAGATCGCCTGGTAGGCGGGCTGGCCGCGCAGTTCGGCGATCTTCTGCAAGGTCTGCCCGACCAGATGCGGGTTCTTCTTCGAGTAGGTCAGCACCAGCCCGGCGATGCCGTCGACGCGCAGCAGGTAGTTGGTCGGCTGGGCGAACGCCTCGGCGTCGCTCAACTTCGCCAACCCGTCGGCCGGGCGGCCCTCGTACACGACCGGCGGCAACAGCGCGGCCACCGGTCCGGGGCCCCAGACGTCCGGGAAGGTGTCGACATGCACCGGCACGCCTTTGCCGGCGGCGTCAATGCGCTGGCGCGCCTCGCGTCCATCCAGCGCACCGATCGCCGCGATACGTCCGGCGGCGATGCCCACATCGGCGCGACGCGCCGGCGCTCCGCTGCCGTCTACCACTAACCCTTCAGAGATGATGGCGTCAAACACGGTCGACCGCCTTGTTGGCTGCGATTCGTTCCCTCGCTCTACGGCAGCAGCCTGGGCCGCGGCACCGCCTGCGCTACGGCGCCACCGCCCATGGCTTCAGGCAAGAATAGACGAAATCGTTGCTCGCTGCCGCCATGTCGACCTTTCTGCCCATGCGCGAGCCGGCGCCGACAGCAACGGGGATGTGGCTGCCCACCATGCCGGTGACTCAGTCGCCGGCTGTCACCTGCGCGTAACTGCGGCTGACCTGCTGGTACGACTCCTGCAGGTGTGAGTCCAACGCTTCGAGTGCAACGCGCTCATCGCCGCTGCAAATCGCGTCGAGCAGTTCCTGATGACGATTCACGATCGACTGCCCGAAGCCCTTCGCGCCGACGTGCCGGGACAGCAGCATCACATGAATCTGCGACTTCATGCCGCGCCAGCAGTCGTAGAGTCGACGATGCTGCGCCACGCGGTAGATGACGTCATGGTACTGCATGTCCAGCTCGGCGGCTTGCTGGCCGGTCAGACCTTGAACGCTGGCGGTTCTCAGGTCGGCCATCACGGCGGCGAGCGCGGCGCAGCCCTCGACCGCGTTCAAGCGCATCATGCGCTGGACGGCCAATCGCTCGATCACCGAGCGCAGGCTGTATACCTCTTCCAGGTCTTCCAGGGACAGGCGCGCCACAAAAGCGCCGCGGTTGCGATAGGCAATCACCAGTCCCTCGCGCTCGAGGAGCGTCAGCGCCTCGCGCACCGGACCGCGGCTGACGTCCAGTGTCGCCGCCAAATACTCCTCGCGCAGGCGCGCGCCCGGCTCCAGTTTCCCTTGCAGGATCGCGTCGCGAATACGCTCGGCGACATCGTCGGCGAGGCTACGCTTTGGCGAGGGAGCGAGAATGTCTTTTAGGTTGACGTCGTTGGCGGTCATGCACACCTCTGGAAAGTACATGCATTTTATGCGGATGTTGGCATGTTGTCAATTGTTTACAATTGACAACATGCCGTGGTATGTTATACTAGCGCCACTTTTCCTGCGAATACGTCGCGTTCAGCACCCCCAAAGTGTTTTCAGGAGCACTCCATGAAAAGAGTAGTGGCCGCTCAGGGTCGCGCCATTGTCATCGATATGCCCGAACCGGAGTTGCGTGCAGGCGAGGTGCTGGTCGCGCCGGTCTTTTCCGCGATCAGCAGCGGCACGGAAATGCACATCATCGAAAGCACGGCGCGCCCGGAGACGACCGGTGACGACACGTATCCGAGCCTGCGCAACCCTAAGGCGCCGCAACTGCGCAAGCAGGGTGTGCGCTGGCCCGGCCCCGCGCCGCGCGGGCAAATGCCCGGCACCGCATCCGTCGGCTACAGCCTGGCCGGCACCGTGGTCGCCGTCGCGCCGGACGTCGTCGATGTGAAACCTGGCGAACGAGTGGCCTGCTCCGGCAACCAATGCGCCGTCCATGCGGAACGCGTCGCGGTCCCGCGCAACCTTGTCGCCCAGGTGCCGGCCAACGTGCCGTTTGAACAGGCGGCGTTTGTGACGCTCGGCTGTGTCGCCATGCACGGCCTGCGCCGGACCGATTGCCGCTTCGGCGAAACGGTCGTGGTGTACGGCCTGGGACTGCTCGGCCTGCTGACCGTGCAGATCGCGAAGCAGGCCGGCATGTACGTACTCGGCCTGGATGTGGACGACCGGCGCGTGCAGCAGGCGCTGGCGCTGGGCGCGAACCGCGCGTTGAACCCGAGCCGCGAAAACCCGATCGACGCGATCCTGGAGATGACTGACGGCTTCGGCGCGGATGGCGTGGTGCTGACCGTCTCGACGCCGTCGAGCGAGCCGCTCAACCTGTCGTTCGATCTGTGCCGCCAGCGCGGGGTGGTGGTGGGCGTCGGCGCGTTCGGCATGGACATTCGCCGCGACCGCATGTACGCGCGCGACGTGACGTTCTACCCGTCACTGGCCTACGGGCCCGGTCGG from Chloroflexota bacterium encodes the following:
- a CDS encoding pyridoxal-phosphate dependent enzyme; the protein is MNLPVFEDVARAQTVVDAYRLRTPLWPSPALGRLTGCDVWLKLECLAPIGSFKGRGAINRVAAMTDAEKPRGVITASTGNHGGAVAWAAKQCGVAATVVLPVGVPEIKWQTIEDAGARIIIEGANWNASCAVARSMAQANGMLYLEDGEDPAIMAGAGTVAYEILNEKPEIEVMVVPVGGGNFIAGCGIAARGLKPSIRLVGVQSEAALGVWQSWQEGRVVSAPCETFAGGIATTGPVEAAFGVMQKTVDTIKLVSEDELMHGIALIAKHHALIVEGAAAAPLAALLRYPTEFAGRRVALVLSGRNLDAGTLGKALTMV
- a CDS encoding zinc-binding alcohol dehydrogenase, with amino-acid sequence MKRVVAAQGRAIVIDMPEPELRAGEVLVAPVFSAISSGTEMHIIESTARPETTGDDTYPSLRNPKAPQLRKQGVRWPGPAPRGQMPGTASVGYSLAGTVVAVAPDVVDVKPGERVACSGNQCAVHAERVAVPRNLVAQVPANVPFEQAAFVTLGCVAMHGLRRTDCRFGETVVVYGLGLLGLLTVQIAKQAGMYVLGLDVDDRRVQQALALGANRALNPSRENPIDAILEMTDGFGADGVVLTVSTPSSEPLNLSFDLCRQRGVVVGVGAFGMDIRRDRMYARDVTFYPSLAYGPGRYDTVYEEGNVDFAIGYVRWPENRNQNAFLRLLSESRVSVEALAPVRVPLAEAPRAYELLKSADRPPTVLLTYAG
- a CDS encoding GntR family transcriptional regulator; this translates as MTANDVNLKDILAPSPKRSLADDVAERIRDAILQGKLEPGARLREEYLAATLDVSRGPVREALTLLEREGLVIAYRNRGAFVARLSLEDLEEVYSLRSVIERLAVQRMMRLNAVEGCAALAAVMADLRTASVQGLTGQQAAELDMQYHDVIYRVAQHRRLYDCWRGMKSQIHVMLLSRHVGAKGFGQSIVNRHQELLDAICSGDERVALEALDSHLQESYQQVSRSYAQVTAGD
- a CDS encoding DEAD/DEAH box helicase family protein, encoding MTTSPLFQIGDRFELYPAPGDLRHGVLPLEPALSSVFAQREIVITSNDAADVARIAYDSERNALQSPQLRHLESQPGLLVLECAGTDPYRFRLMVEPPPAVQLPVAPSGAPVTYSADDSQFLYADRRTMAHWNNFRLSLQAEHLGMVAGFDQLLCLPWLRDVELLDHQLRSARTVLRRLRGRALLCDEVGLGKTIEAGIVMLELIVRGLARRVLILTPPSLVEQWQGELRRKFGQDFVAYDDPAFRAGGPGAWAAHDRIVASYHTAKREPHRSAILAQDWDLLIVDEAHHFRKRRTLLWQMAAELRRKYVLLLTATPVQNDLDELFNLVTLLQPGLLSTARSFQRQYVDRRDKLMPRNVEQLHQLLAEVMVRNRRSTVGIALTRRTARTRLVTFGERERALYVAVSQFVRRHLAAADSRRVITRIALVTLQKELGSSSQAAVPTLERLALDERLSDGDRQELHALAALARETGDSAKADALLALLNEFPDKMVVFTQFRATQAWLAARLAQAGERVAVFHGGLKRLEKEAAIRAFEGEARILLSTDAGSEGRNLQFCHAICNVDLPWNPMKIEQRVGRLSRIGQRSEVQVFNLAAADTLEAAVLHLLEAKIAMFELVIGEIDMILGNLDEDKEFEDVVTDLWAESRDTVEFQGALDRLGDQLLAAKDAYLRQRAQEDRLFGERFAPDG
- a CDS encoding amidohydrolase family protein; its protein translation is MFDAIISEGLVVDGSGAPARRADVGIAAGRIAAIGALDGREARQRIDAAGKGVPVHVDTFPDVWGPGPVAALLPPVVYEGRPADGLAKLSDAEAFAQPTNYLLRVDGIAGLVLTYSKKNPHLVGQTLQKIAELRGQPAYQAICDRLIEDGEDFYTALLRHIYATEQDLKELMRSPLCAMESDGAIAAPYGPLANFTMNASAYGYTARVLGRYVRDEAFYTLEDAVRRMTALPAASMNMKDRGLLSEHMAADVVVFDPHTVRDNTTEAVPNRYPDGIEYVLVNGVLTLSPAGHTQALAGTLI